AATGGTCGGTCACAATCGTTGCTTCCATTTTCACATGATGATTGAAGGCTTCAATATAAAGATGTTCCCCTTCAATCATATACAAACCTGCTTGTTTTCTACCCTTAGCAGTATGAAGCTTCCGCCATTCTTTTATTTTTTGATTATTCGTAGATGTTATTCGTTCCATCTCTCTTGCCCCCTATCAACGCTACCCATTATAGCAATGAATTAAAAAAAAGTCGCTGTTTAAACAGCGACTTTCGGATTAGATTGAAATATAATTAATCGGATTAACAAATGACCCATTTTCAAATACTTCAAAGTGTAAATGCACACCCGTTGATTGACCAGTTGATCCCATTGTTCCAATTTGTTGACCTTGCTGAACACTTTGCCCTGGAGCAACTTGTAGGCCTGGCGTCATATGAGCATATTTCGTTTTAACTTCCTTACCGTTAATCGAGCCATGGTTAATGACAACATGGTAACCATATGTTGCATCAAATGCTGCAATCTCTACAACACCACTTTGCGCTGCAACAATTGGTCCACCTCCTGCAATATCTGTCCCATTATGCATACGGTGTTCACCGTCAACGGGGCTAATTCTAAAGCCATATGGCGAAGAATTATAACCAGATGCCGGACGAATAAAGCCTGAAGAATTAGTTGCTGGTGCTACTGATTTTTCTATAACAGTTGAAACGACACTATTTGCTACTTCTTGAGCTGCTTTTTCTTGAGCTAATTTTTCTGCTTCAGCTTTTTCACGCGCAATACGCTCGTTTTCTAATCGTTTCTCCTCGCTAGCAATATCCTTAGCAATTTGACTTGATTTCTCTGTTAATAAGGCTTTGGTAGATTCTAATCCTTGTTTTTCTGATTCAGTTAACGCAACATTATCAAGGATTTTAGAAATCTCAACATTTAATTCATCTTGTTGAGCAACGACATTATTCTTTGAAATTGTAATCTCTTGTTTTAAAGTTTGAGCAGCTACTTTTTCTGCTTCTACTTTTTCTTTCGATTCTTCAACTTCTAACTTATCATTTTCTTGTTGCTGAACGATCTCCTTGTTAGCAGTAATCAAACGATTAACTGTACCTACTTTCCCGATCAAATCAGTGAAAGACTCTGCACTGGCAACAATCGTAACAAAATCAGTCAAGTTTGCTTCTGTTTGAATCAGACGAGCTTGGTTATTTAATTTTGCTGTTCGTTGTTCAATAACAACTTCTAACTCTTCAATCCGTTCAACCAATGACACTATTTTATATTCTATATTAATGAGCTTTTGTTCTTGTTCTTCTAACTGCTTCATTAGGAGATCAATATTCTTTTGCAACTCTTCAATATTTGCTTGAAGGTCATCTTTTTCCTTCTCGAGTTCAACAATAGATGACTCTTTTTTATTAATTTCTTCTTCAACACTTTCTGTTTCTTCTTCAAGTTCTTGTTTTTCGCGATTTAAGTCATCTAAACTATGGGCTTGAACATCAGTATACATTCCGAATGAAGATAACAGTAATAGGCTAGATGCTAATGCAAAATATCTTTTTTTCAACAAAGACTCTCCTTTTTCGTTTAATACCACAATGAGTATATCATTTAAAAGGCTATTCGTCTGTATTAGAAATATGACAACTTTGTTTCAGATAGTAAGATGAAACAAGTGGTTCATTGAGTTTTTCGTGACAATCATTTATTGTTTTAATAAGTAATTTGATGATAGTTTATAAATAAATCATCTTTAAAAATCAATATCTTGAATTTTTTGTGCATTTTTTAGCAAAACGAATAGTTCAAGATGTTATCTCTTAGTAACAGTTGTGTCCATAAAATGAACGATAGCCCTCTCTAGTAAACTAGAGAAGGCTATCTAACTAATCAATATTCAATATTTAAAGTGGGGCAAAACTATTACTTCATTTTTAATTATTTCTCATTTAAACGATGTATTCCCTAACCTCTAATACATCCTTGTAGCTCCATAGCTACGCCAGTGTGAATAAACTTCCTCAAAAAAACAAAAATCTCGTGTATTGATATCTTTCATATGAGATATATTATAGCATCTTTCTTTCATTTATGCAAATATGTGTGAATATTGGTTGAATTTGTTGGTAGAGGTAGTAGTAATCAATTTGAAATTAAAATCATACCTCTATATGTAAATATTTTCTCCTCACTAAATGAACTTGAACGGAATCTAATCAAAACTTATAATTCCTACTACAATGGTTACAATAAAACACGTGATAACAGATAAATTTACTTCGTTATCGTAACCAGCCCTTTTAGTACTCCAATAGCAATTGAAGTGTACACAATTATAGTAGCATCGAATGATGTATTATTAATTCCCCAATAAAACAAAAGCAAAGATAATACCAGTAATATGAGTTTTCCGATCATTTTAAAATAATCTTTTTCTTGTGTGACTTTAAACATATTAACGCCAGAAACAACAAAAACCTCTGAACTCAACACGAGAGCAATATATGGAAATACCATATTAAAGGCAATCTGAATCACATCTCTGAAGGCTTCACTTATTAACTCCGCTGACACAGTTGATAACCCCTTTTTAAAATGATTGTAATCCAGTTTAAACTATAAAAATAGCTATTAGATCGTTTTAAATCAAACTAAAAAAGAATTGTTTATGATTTAGACACATTTTATTTTTATGAAGTTACGCCATCAAAAAAAAGGAGACAAACGCTTATTAAAAACGCGTGTCTCCGTTTTTTTCTTTTTACTTAAGAGTTATTTAATCAACTGATAAATCGCATCTGCGTAAATAGCAGTTGCTCTAAACAAGTCATCTAATGCTAGGAACTCGTTTGCTTGGTGCATTGTGTCAATGCTGTCTGGGAACAATGCTCCGTATGCAACGCCACGCTCTAGCAATCGGCCGTAAGTTCCGCCACCAATTGAGCGTTCATGCCCTTTTAGACCTGTATGTTTTTCGTAAACGTCCAATAGTGTTTTTACCAATGGATCATCTGCTGGAACATAGTGAGGTAATTTACCGGCACTCTTAGCAATAGTAATGCCAAATTCGCTTAAAGCAGCTTCTGTTTTAATTTCTAATCCTTCTGCTGTTACACCTGTTGGGTAACGGAAATTTAAGGCGATATTGCCGCCTTTTTCTGGTGTAAAGGTAAAGATACCCGCATTCATGGTTAATTCACCCATAACTTCATCTGTATGAGCTAAGCCTAATTTTTCAGCTGTATGTTCCAAGTGAATGTAGTCTGTAATCAATTGTAGGAATTTAGCAGCGTCTCCACCAAATTGATAGTGATTTAAGAAAACAGCTAAGTACGTTCCTGCGTTGATCCCGCCAGCTGGGTTCATACCATGTGATGATTTACCAACTAACTCAATCGTTACTTGTTCATTTACAACATGAATATTTCCTGTCACAGGATTGTTTTCAACAAATTCAAAGAATGCTTTTTCGATAACGTCAGCTTCTTCACTTGTAAAGACTGCAGTCGCATCTTGAGGAACCATGTTTTCACGCAAACCTGCATCAAAACTCAACAATTGGTTTTTACCACCTTTATTGTCTCCACGGAATTGGATATAAAGGGATTGGTTTCCTTTTTCACCGTTAATAATTGGGAAATCCGCATCTGGTGAAAAGCCAAAGTCAGGTGTTTCTTCATGAGCTAAGTAGTGGTCCATACATTTCCAACTGCTCTCTTCGTCAGTTCCGATAATCATACGAATACGTTTGGAAATAGGTAGTCCTAAATCACGAATAATCTTAATGGCATAGTAACCTGCCATAGATGGGCCTTTATCATCACTTGATCCACGTGCATAAATGCGGTCGTCTTTAATAACAGGCTCAAACGGATCTGTGTCCCAGCCGCTACCAGTTGGTACAACGTCAACGTGTCCAAAGACACCCATCAATTCTTCGCCTTCTCCGTATTCAATATGTCCTGCTAAGTTTCCAACGTTTTTAGTTAGGAAACCATCACGTTCACCAATTGCTAAGAACGCTTCTAATGCTTCTTTCGGTCCTGGACCAACAGGCATTTCTGCTGTTGCTTTCGCATCGTCTCTAACACTATCAATTCTTAAAATTGTAAATAAATCATCAAGAATATCTTGTTTTCTTTTTTCAACTTCACTTTTCCAATTGATTTCCATAAAAACACGTCCTTTTTAAACTTCTATCTCCCATTAGGAGCACTATTCTTCTATCTTATCATTTTTTACTGATTGATTCAGCATTTCCACTTATTTATTTGGCAAATACGCTTTTAAATCTGCTAATTCAGATTCAGTTAAATAACGGTACTCTGCTAATTGAAGCTTGGGATCTAGTACTAAACTCCCCATGGTTAAACGTTTCAGATAAGTGACTTCCTTACCACTCGCTTTGACCATTCGCTTAACTTGATGGAATTTACCTTCTTTAATGGTAATAAACACTTCAGATTCTTGTTTCTCTTCATCCACTGACTTGATTTCAAGTTCTCCGGGCAGACATTCAAAACCGTCTTCCAAAACGATACGATTTTTAAAGGCCTCACAATCAGCTTCATCCATAATGCCAGCAACTCGTGCATAATAGCGTTTAGCTACTTCTTTTTTTGGTGATAGTAGAAAGTGAGCCAGCTCGCCATCATTTGTTAAGAGCAACAATCCTTCTGTGTCTTTATCTAGTCGACCAACAGGAAACAAATTAAGGTGCTGATACTCTTCTGATAGTAAATCAATGACTGTTTTTTGCTTCATATCTTCAGTTGCACTCAGTACACCTGCTGGCTTGTGTAACATCAAATAGTGGAACTCTTGGTACTGAATACGTTCGCCATTAACCACGACTTGGTCTTGGTTAAGATCAACTTTCATCTCACCCTTAGAGGCCACTTTATCATTAACCACTACTTTTTTCTGTTTCAATAAGACTTTTACTTCTTTACGTGATCCAAATCCCGTATGAGATAAAAATTTATCTAATCTCACATGATCGCTCCTTATGATATCTTTAATTTCCTACGCAAACCTGCCACACGTTCTCCTAATACCTCGTCTGCTATCTTTGTTTTTAAAGCTAAATAAATATAAACAAAGCCACCAAAACCAGCAACTAAAACGACAATCACAAAGGCTGTTCCCCTTCTATCAGTTGATAAAAATAAGCTAGATAGACGTAATACAATGTGAGCAACTGCGGTCATCCAGCCTGTTATCAAGGCCATTAGACCAATACTTCGTAGCGTTTCATCCCACTCTAGTTGGACAAGCTTATGAATTTTCCACGTACACAGCACTGTTGTGACTAAAAAGCCTAGAGTTGTCGCATATAGCGTTCCCGCCGTCTGAAAAAAATAGATAAAGGGATACTGAACAACTAGCTTCACAAGTAGACCAACGCCTAGATAAATAATGGCTGATAAATGGTCACCAAATGATTGCAAAATAGATGCTACAATCGTAAAGGCTCCTAAAACAATACTCATTACACAAGCGATCATTAATAGCTGTGAGCCGAGTGCATTATATTCCGATGACCCATAGAATACAGAAAAAATAGGTCGTGATACGACCATCATTCCAAAGGCTGCTGGCAGCATAACAAAGAAAAATAATTTTGAAATCTGCTCAATTTGTTTTCTAAGTTGCTTAAAGTCTTGCTTGATAAAATTCTCAACTAACAAAGGAATCGATGTTGCTGACATCCCTACTGCTAGAGAGATAATAATCATAATTAATTTATCAGCGTTAAAGCTAAATAAACTAAATAACTCACCGATGACATCTTTATCGTAATCCGTTAAACGAAGCATAATCGGTTCAAAGGTGAATTGATCAATAAACTTGCCAAAAGTAATCCCGGAACCAACGACAATAAATGGAATCGACTCAGCCACCATTTTTTTAATGGCACTCGTAATGTCAATGCTAACGGTTGATTGATCAGCGGCCAACAGCTTCCTATATTTTTTCATATGTCGTTGGTAGTACCAAATCAACATAATAAGAGATGCAAAGGCTCCTACGAAAGCAGCAAAAGTGGAGTGAGCAACAGCAGTTGCAACTCTTCCGTCTAATACTTTCATGACAACAAAGGTTGCTAATAACATATAAGCAACACGAATAATTTGTTCAACGACTTGTGTAATCGCTGAAGGAATCATATCCTGATAACCTTGAAAATACCCTCTGATTAAACTCATCACTGGTACGATTAGCAATGCCGGCGCTAAAGATCGAATTACTAAGGTTTTATCCGCTAAAGATGCAATTGGACTATTAGCAGCAATAAATGGCGCTAATATGTACATCACAACACTGCTCGCTAATCCCGTTAAAAGCATAAAGAGTAAGCTCTTTTTGAAGAGATCTTGTCCTGCTTTATATTGCTTCTTAGCATTGAATTCAGCGATTTGCTTAGACATTGCTGAGGGAAAACCAGCTGTACCAATTGATAGGAACAATTGATATGGTGCATAACCAACCGAAAACAAGGCGTTTCCAACTTGTGATCCGGCTCCCATCATAGCAGTCCATGGAATAATATAGAGCGCTCCTAAAAGACGCGAAAAAATGCTTCCGAAAGTCATCCAAAATGTTCCTTCAACCATTTTTTCTTCGGAGTCGCTACGAATAACTTCTTCTAGTTCATCAACTAATAATGGTTGGTCAAACTGAATCGTTTGTTGTAAATCTTCTTCAATTTCAATAGGCTCTTCTTCCTTTAGCCTTTCAGCTCGCTTACGCTCAGCTCTTGTTTTATAATTTTGCATATTATTCAACCTCTGCCTGTTTTTTCATTAGATGTCTTTTTGACCTTTATCTATTATAGCTTTCCTTTGCTAATATTTCCATCTTGGTTTTATAGAACGGAAACTAAAAATCTGTTCATTATTGATAAAAAATGATATAATAAAAGTAAGAAAAGACCCCTTTATTACTTGTGGCTAGTGATTATTGTCATTCATATAGAAAGAGGGATTATCATGATGACTCACAAAAAAGCGACAAAACGACGCTTAGTCACCCTCCTGCTCGCTCTCACAATGACCCTTCTATTTTTAACCCCTAGTGCCTCAGCTGCTACTTCCCAATTCATTTCGAAAGGACCATCAACCTCCAAAATAGTTGCACTTACCTTTGATGATGGTTCTGATGGTACTAATTTCAATAAAATCCTTGATATTCTTGCTAAACACCAAATTAAAGCGACTTTCTTTCTGACCGGTTCTGGTGCGAAAAACCACCCTACTGTTGTCAAACGAGCCGTGAATCAAGGACATGATATTGGAAACCACTCCTTTAACCATCCAGACTTCACAACTTTGACCGCTGCCCAAATGAGAGACCAACTCTCACAAACTGAGCAAGTTGTTTTAACTCAAACGGGTCAATCAACCAAGCCTTTTTTCCGCGCACCATTCGGATCAACCAATTCACTTGTTCTTCAAACCGTTGGGAATGCTGGTTATACTTATACCGTTCATTGGACCATCGACTCTCTCGATTGGACCGGCAATTCCTCAACGACCATTACTAATCGTATTTTAGATCAAATGACACCTTCTTCTATCATTCTAATGCATACTGGCGCTGGCGCAAGTGGTACACCAGCAGCTTTAGAAAAAATTATTCCTTCCTTAAAGAATATGGGCTATCGCTTCGTGACCCTTTCTCAACTATTAGGTCTTGAATCACTTCCAAACACAGGATCAACAACAACTTATACCGTTAAAGCCGGAGATACCCTCTACGCTATTGCAGCTCGCTATCAAACAACCATTCAACAGTTAGTTCAATTAAACAACATCAGCAATCCAAATCTCATTCGAGTAGGTCAAATTCTTGCTATCCCATCGAATCAGCCACAAACACCTCCACCAGCTACTCTTACCTACACAGTTAAAGCTGGCGATACCTTATATGCCATTGCCAGTCGTTACCATACGACTGTTCAGGAATTGGTTAGACTTAATGCTATCGCTAACCCGAACTTAATTAGAGTTGGTCAGGTACTTAAATTAACTGCAAGTCAACCAACGACTTCAACAACAACTTATACCGTTAAAAGTGGCGACACACTCTACAAGATTGCGCGACAGTTTGGAACAACCGTCCAACAGCTTGTAACAGCCAACCAAATTTCCAATCCAAACTTGATTCGCGTCGGACAAACTTTAATTATTAAATAAATGTCGATACAAACGGAATAAAGGAGCTGTATCTTACATTTAGGGGTTAACATGTAAGATACAGCCGTATTTTGAAGGCTGTATCGACTAGTTTCCGCTATATCAAAAAGGATTGAGCGTCTCGGCTCAATCCTTTTTGATTAAAACATATTAGTTGGCAACAATATTAACCAATTTACCAGGAACTGCAATCACTTTACGGATTGTTTTACCTTCAATTTCTTCTTTAATTTTCTCATCTTGCATCGCCACATCAGCTAACTCATCTTTTGATAGAGAAGCAGATACTTTGGCACGTGATTTCAACTTACCATTGACTTGGAAAATGACTTCTACTTCATCTTCGACAAGGTATGTTTCGTCATAACTTGGCCATGCAACATAACTAATACCTTCTGCAGAGCCTAGTTTTTCCCAAATTTCTTCTGCCAAGTGAGGCGCAATTGGCGCAACCAATTGAACAAATCCTTTAACATATTCCACTGGCAAAGCTTTTGC
This genomic interval from Jeotgalibaca arthritidis contains the following:
- a CDS encoding peptidoglycan DD-metalloendopeptidase family protein, which translates into the protein MKKRYFALASSLLLLSSFGMYTDVQAHSLDDLNREKQELEEETESVEEEINKKESSIVELEKEKDDLQANIEELQKNIDLLMKQLEEQEQKLINIEYKIVSLVERIEELEVVIEQRTAKLNNQARLIQTEANLTDFVTIVASAESFTDLIGKVGTVNRLITANKEIVQQQENDKLEVEESKEKVEAEKVAAQTLKQEITISKNNVVAQQDELNVEISKILDNVALTESEKQGLESTKALLTEKSSQIAKDIASEEKRLENERIAREKAEAEKLAQEKAAQEVANSVVSTVIEKSVAPATNSSGFIRPASGYNSSPYGFRISPVDGEHRMHNGTDIAGGGPIVAAQSGVVEIAAFDATYGYHVVINHGSINGKEVKTKYAHMTPGLQVAPGQSVQQGQQIGTMGSTGQSTGVHLHFEVFENGSFVNPINYISI
- the pepV gene encoding dipeptidase PepV; translated protein: MEINWKSEVEKRKQDILDDLFTILRIDSVRDDAKATAEMPVGPGPKEALEAFLAIGERDGFLTKNVGNLAGHIEYGEGEELMGVFGHVDVVPTGSGWDTDPFEPVIKDDRIYARGSSDDKGPSMAGYYAIKIIRDLGLPISKRIRMIIGTDEESSWKCMDHYLAHEETPDFGFSPDADFPIINGEKGNQSLYIQFRGDNKGGKNQLLSFDAGLRENMVPQDATAVFTSEEADVIEKAFFEFVENNPVTGNIHVVNEQVTIELVGKSSHGMNPAGGINAGTYLAVFLNHYQFGGDAAKFLQLITDYIHLEHTAEKLGLAHTDEVMGELTMNAGIFTFTPEKGGNIALNFRYPTGVTAEGLEIKTEAALSEFGITIAKSAGKLPHYVPADDPLVKTLLDVYEKHTGLKGHERSIGGGTYGRLLERGVAYGALFPDSIDTMHQANEFLALDDLFRATAIYADAIYQLIK
- a CDS encoding pseudouridine synthase; its protein translation is MRLDKFLSHTGFGSRKEVKVLLKQKKVVVNDKVASKGEMKVDLNQDQVVVNGERIQYQEFHYLMLHKPAGVLSATEDMKQKTVIDLLSEEYQHLNLFPVGRLDKDTEGLLLLTNDGELAHFLLSPKKEVAKRYYARVAGIMDEADCEAFKNRIVLEDGFECLPGELEIKSVDEEKQESEVFITIKEGKFHQVKRMVKASGKEVTYLKRLTMGSLVLDPKLQLAEYRYLTESELADLKAYLPNK
- a CDS encoding putative polysaccharide biosynthesis protein; the protein is MQNYKTRAERKRAERLKEEEPIEIEEDLQQTIQFDQPLLVDELEEVIRSDSEEKMVEGTFWMTFGSIFSRLLGALYIIPWTAMMGAGSQVGNALFSVGYAPYQLFLSIGTAGFPSAMSKQIAEFNAKKQYKAGQDLFKKSLLFMLLTGLASSVVMYILAPFIAANSPIASLADKTLVIRSLAPALLIVPVMSLIRGYFQGYQDMIPSAITQVVEQIIRVAYMLLATFVVMKVLDGRVATAVAHSTFAAFVGAFASLIMLIWYYQRHMKKYRKLLAADQSTVSIDITSAIKKMVAESIPFIVVGSGITFGKFIDQFTFEPIMLRLTDYDKDVIGELFSLFSFNADKLIMIIISLAVGMSATSIPLLVENFIKQDFKQLRKQIEQISKLFFFVMLPAAFGMMVVSRPIFSVFYGSSEYNALGSQLLMIACVMSIVLGAFTIVASILQSFGDHLSAIIYLGVGLLVKLVVQYPFIYFFQTAGTLYATTLGFLVTTVLCTWKIHKLVQLEWDETLRSIGLMALITGWMTAVAHIVLRLSSLFLSTDRRGTAFVIVVLVAGFGGFVYIYLALKTKIADEVLGERVAGLRRKLKIS
- a CDS encoding LysM peptidoglycan-binding domain-containing protein → MMTHKKATKRRLVTLLLALTMTLLFLTPSASAATSQFISKGPSTSKIVALTFDDGSDGTNFNKILDILAKHQIKATFFLTGSGAKNHPTVVKRAVNQGHDIGNHSFNHPDFTTLTAAQMRDQLSQTEQVVLTQTGQSTKPFFRAPFGSTNSLVLQTVGNAGYTYTVHWTIDSLDWTGNSSTTITNRILDQMTPSSIILMHTGAGASGTPAALEKIIPSLKNMGYRFVTLSQLLGLESLPNTGSTTTYTVKAGDTLYAIAARYQTTIQQLVQLNNISNPNLIRVGQILAIPSNQPQTPPPATLTYTVKAGDTLYAIASRYHTTVQELVRLNAIANPNLIRVGQVLKLTASQPTTSTTTYTVKSGDTLYKIARQFGTTVQQLVTANQISNPNLIRVGQTLIIK